One Capsicum annuum cultivar UCD-10X-F1 unplaced genomic scaffold, UCD10Xv1.1 ctg59764, whole genome shotgun sequence DNA segment encodes these proteins:
- the LOC124893447 gene encoding uncharacterized protein LOC124893447 — protein GARGSTQAGRTGGRSGGGRGQLYAVPARPETDISDAVVISTILVCRKSALALLDPGSTYSNISSYYTPWLDLTSDLLSVPLRASTHVGDSLVVDRVFRSYVMTVSDVDTYADLIILDMLDFDVILGMGWLAHYHAVMEPVLQEHILFAKFSKCQFWLKSVSLLEHVVSKMGIIVDPTKISMILDWARIVSPTEIRSFIGLAGYYRHFV, from the exons GGTGCTCGAGGTAGTACTCAGGCAGGCAGGACAGGAGGTCGGTCAGGTGGCGGGCGTGGtcagttatatgcagtacctgctagacccgAGACTGATATTTCGGATGCTGTAGTGATAAGTACAATTTTGGTGTGTCGCAAGTCGGCTCTTGCTTTATTGGATCCCGGATCCACTTATTCtaatatatcttcttattatacACCATGGTTGgatttgactagtgatttattatctgtgcCATTGCGCGCATCTACTcacgtgggtgattctttagtagtggatcgagtgttTAGATCATATGTTATGACAGtcagtgatgttgatacttatgctgatcttattattttggatatgctagATTTCGATGTGATACTAGGAATGGGTTGGTTAGCtcactatcatgcggtcatggaGCCT gtTTTGCAAGAGCATAttctttttgccaagttctccaaatGCCAGTTTTGGCTTAAGTCGGTATCTTTGCTCGAACATGTGGTGTCCAAGATGGGTATTATAGTAGACCCGACTAAGATTTCAATGATTCTTGATTGGGCTAGGATTGTGTCTC